The genome window CTCGGCTCGGCTCAATGTTTCAGGATAATGTCTAGCTCGATAATGGAATAACAAAGCTTCTACTCGTTCATCGGCAAACTGTAAGCCGTGATGTGCCAATTCTTGCGGCGGTAATGTGCGTAAAATCGCCATATTATTTTTATCCGCCGGTGAGAAGAAACCGTCATATAGCGTGGTTTCCACATTCGCAGAAGGCTCAAAACTCCGTTCTTCCATAAAAATTTCGGTCACTTTTTCACGCACTAAACTTTTATTCGCTTTCAGTAATTTGAGATTTTCCAAGCAACGCTCACGATCAATGCCTAAGCGAGCCGCATTTTCAGGCAACAACACTTTTGCCGGCGCAATAATCGGACAGCGGTTGATATGTACGCCTTTTAATGGCACGGGTGCAACATTTTCCGCCAATTCTTCTTTTTTAGTGTATAGACGGGTACGTAATTCTTCCGCTGAATCCGTCAGTAAGGCACTAACATCACCCGAGAGATCACAGCATAACACTTGATTTTGATTGGTCGGATGCCATGCAATCGGTGCGATCCATGCGGCATTACCTCGTGCATTACCGAACATACCGGAAACATGTACTAATGGGGTCATTTCACCGGTATCAATCATTTTCTCAATTTCTTTCTTACCACGATTTTCAAAGAAAAATTGGAAAAGTTTCGGCTGTTTTTGCTTAATCAATTTTGCCATCGCAATCGTGGCATAAACGTCCGCCATTGCATCGTGTGCATTTTCGTGGGCAATGCCGTTTACTTTGGTCAAATTCTCTAATTTGAAATTTGGTACACCGTTTTCATCTGTTACCCATTTTATTCCGTCCGGGCGCAGGGCGTAACAAGCTCGAACAAGATCCAATAGATCCCAGCGCGAATTGCCGTTTTTCCAGCTATATTCATACGGGTCAAAGAAATTACGGAAAAAAGTATAACGGGTCATTTCATCGTCATAACGAATATTGTTATAGCCTAAAATGCAAGTGTTAGGTTGGCTAAATTCAGCGTGAATACGCACAGCAAATTCCGGTTCTGGAACACCCTCATTGTTACATTGTTGCGGAGTAATCCCGGTTACCATCACCGCTTCGGGCGAGGGTAAATAATCCGGTGTTTGCTTACAATAAAACATCACCGGATCACCGATGATGTTAAAATCACTATCAGTACGAATACCAGCAAATTGCGCCGGACGATCTAACGCCGGACTCACACCGAAACTTTCATAATCATAAAAGAAAAAAGTAAGATTTTTATTCATTGATCGCTTCAAATTTAGGAAAATTAGCTACATTGTAACATAGCTAAGCGGTTACATTTGTAGGAAATTTTACAAATTAAGGGAATTACAGGCATAAAAAAACCCGGCATCAAAATCAATACGATGCCGGGGGAGGTCTTACCTAAGGAAATGAAAAAAACTACTTGAATTCTGTCAGTTAGCGTTATCTCAGACTCAGCCATTTTGAAAAAGTTCAGAATATTTTTAATTTTTTTAGTTTTTATTTATATTCCCTTGTTTTAATAACGTTTTCTCACGCTTCTCATCTTCTTGTACTCTATGTCTAAAACGCCCTGCGGCAAGATGGTAAAACGGTTTTGGACAAAAATAACGAGAAACAATGGATGAAATTAAACTTGCAATCAGTACCCAAAAAAGAACCGGTTGGTCGCCCGTCATTTCCATTACTACAACACTTGCACTCACAGGTGATTGCGTTGCACCGGCAAGAAAAGCCGCCATACATAACAATACCAATAACCTTTGATCGACTAAACCACCGCTAAAAAACCATATCTCGCTCCCAATGCCTGCTCCGATAGTGAGTGATGGGGTAAATATACCGCCGGCAATACCAGTCCAATAAGTTGTTACTGTTGCAAAAAGTTTTGCAATTCCGACCGCTTGCGGTGTTATTTCTTCCCCTTCTAATGCCCTTGCCACAATATCATAGCCTGTTCCGTAGGTTTGACCTTGCGTATAATGTCCTAATCCGGCTAGCACAATGCCTAAGATAAATGCGATATAAATAGGATGACGACGAATCCAACCTCGAATTTTAGGTGGAGAAACACCAGCAACGCCTTTTGCTAATAAACGGGCAAATATACCGCCTAATACGCCACAGATAACACCGCACAACGCAACCCATAAGATCATTTTAGGGACAGAAGATGCGCCTTGATACTGGGGAAAATAAGGATTATTTCCTTCAATCGCAATTAAAATAAACCCTGAGGCTAAAACACCAAGAACAACTCGTCTGCCCCAACGTAATAATACGCCTCGTCCTAATTCCTCAATAGCAAAAATCACACCGGCAAGCGGTGCGTTAAAGGTCGCCGCCAGCCCACCGCCAGCACCAGTCGCCATGAGCTCGTTTGCACTTAAACCTTTAAAAGCATACCCATGTTTATGGCAAAAATTACCCCATGCCAACATTACCGCCGCACCGACTTGTACAGAGGGACCTTCACGTCCAACTGATGCACCGCACACCATCGCTAAGAAAGTCAGCGGAATTTTCCATAATGTTTGCCCAAATGTCACCAACTTACTTTTTATTTCACCATGCGGTAAACTCATAGAAGCAATCACTTGGGGGATACCACTTCCTGCTACATAAGGCGTAAACTTTGCAGTAAACCAAGCAAGAAAAGCCATACCAAACGGCATCACAATCCAAACCGCTAACGGATATGCGGCAGTCCATTGAGCATTTAAATGCAAACCAAACTCGGCTAACTTAGCAAAACCTAGAGAAAAGAAAGCGACTAAAGTCGCACCAATAAACAAACACGTAAATTCAACACTTTTTCGAGATATTTTACGCGTTTGATGAATTTTTCTATGCAAAAAACGGCGTAATTTTACAGAGAGGGAATTAGGGTAAGTAAACATAGCTCAAGATATATAAAAAATTTTTGTTAAGGATAAAGATTCATTAAGGATTTGCAATATTTTTTCCCTTCATTTTTTCCTCAAGTCAAAACAAATATTATAATCCAACGTAAATATCCAAAAAAATCGACAATTTCCTTTATTTCCTTACTTATTCTTGTAAAATACCGAACGATCATTTTCTATAAAAACTCACAATAAAGATTGAGGTATTCAATGTCTAAATTTCCAACAGTTTCGGAGATCCTATCCGGTAAAATTGCGGTAGGCGAAGAAGTTGCGGTACGTGGCTGGGTACGTACTCATGCCGCGATTCAAAAGCAGGTTTATCATTTTTAGCCGTTTATGACGGTTCTTGTTTTGATCCGATCCAAGCGATCATTAATAACGATTTAGCAAATTATAACGATGAAGTTTTACGTCTAACCGCGGGCTGTTCCGTTATCGTAACCGGTAAAGTGGTTGAATCTCCAGCAGAAGGTCAAGCGGTTGAATTACACGCTACTCACGTAGAAGTAGTGGGTTGGGTTGAAGATCCAGATACTTATCCGATGGCGACAAAACGCCACTCAATCGAATATTTACGTGAAGTGGCTCACTTACGTCCTCGTACTAACTTAATCGGTGCGGTAGCTCGTGTTCGCCACTGCTTAGCACAAGCGATTCATCGTTTCTTTAACGAACAAGGTTTCTACTGGGTTGCAACTCCGCTTATTACAGCATCGGATACAGAAGGTGCGGGCGAAATGTTCCGTGTTTCAACATTAGATTTAGAAAACTTACCGCGTACTGATGAAGGCAAAGTTGATTTCAGCCAAGACTTCTTCGGTAAAGAGTCTTTCTTAACCGTATCAGGTCAGTTAAACGGTGAAACTTACGCTTGTGCATTAAGCAAAGTTTATACGTTCGGCCCAACATTCCGTGCAGAAAACTCAAATACTACTCGCCACTTAGCGGAATTCTGGATGGTTGAACCTGAATTTGCATTCGCAACCTTAGCGGACAATGCAAAATTAGCGGAAGATATGCTGAAATATGTGTTTAAAGCAGTGCTTGAAGAGCGTAAAGACGATATGCAATTCTTCGCAAAACACATTGATAAAGATGTTATTACTCGCTTAGAAAACTTTATCGCTTCGCCATTTGCGCAAGTTGATTATACCGATGCGATTGAAATCTTATTAAAATCAGGTAAAGAATTTGAGTTCCCTGTTTCTTGGGGTATCGATCTTTCTTCTGAACACGAACGTTTCTTAGCGGAAGAATATTTCAAATCACCGGTAGTTGTGAAAAACTATCCGAAAGACATTAAAGCATTCTATATGCGTTTAAACGATGATGGTAAAACTGTGGCGGCAATGGACGTATTAGCGCCGGGAATCGGTGAGATTATCGGTGGTTCACAACGTGAAGAACGTTTAGATGTATTAGACGCTCGTATGGTTGAAATGGGCTTAAATCCGGAAGATTATTGGTGGTATCGCGATTTACGTAAATACGGTACAGTGCCACACTCTGGCTTCGGTTTAGGTTTTGAACGTTTAATTGTTTATGTAACTGGCTTACAAAACATTCGTGAAGTGATTCCATTCCCACGTGCTCCACGTAATGCGAATTTCTAAAAGAATCAAAATTTGATGTAAGGCTCTATAATGACTTTATAGAGCCTTTTTATTTTGTCTATTACACCTATTAAACCAAATAAAATACAAAAGGTTAATTCCAAAAACTCAGAATTAACCCTTTGATTCATATATTTTTTTAAAAATAGTGATTAACTTATAAGTTGTAATTCACGACATTAAAAAACTGCTTTTCGTTACCTGTTCCAGCATAACCACTTTTTTGCCAAAAGGCTTTTTCCATCCATTTAGCAAACTGGTCTTTATTAGGGAAAGTCATTTCTCCAAAATTAGGATCAAAGAATACAACTTTATCTCCATTAACAGCAACTGATACCGTATGAGAACCTCCTTTTAAATTAATCGATATTTTCTTAATACCGGTTGTGTCACTTCCCGTATCAATGATAGCTTTAACTAAAGTCTCAATATTTTGACCGGATACTGAACCAGACACTTCATCTTTACGACTAAACTCGCCCACTTTTTTCTGTTTAGCTACAACACCTTTTTCTGCAAGCCATTCTTCAGTCAATTTAAATTGTTGTGTTGCAGTGCCTGCATTAATAAATTCGGTTTGTAACTTTTTAATAGAATCTAATGTTTCTTTATTGAGTTTTTTCTCCTTTCCAGAATCATAAAGATCGTTCCATAGCGATTGATCTTCTTGTACTTTTTTAGCAATCCAATGGGCACAAGTCGATTCACATACCCCATTTTGGGTTTCCATATGTTTGATAATTTCCTTATATACTTTTCCCTTCGATTGAGCAAAAGTAAAACTTACTTCTCCACCAAATTCTTTTGCAGAATCACGTACCTCTTTAATCTTATGTCCGACTTTTAGAGGCTGAAACGTATCTTTTACTTTGTTGAGTAATGAACGAGGTTGTTCAACTAATTCCCGTTTATTCACTCGATCACTTACCGGCGTTGCTCGATTCTCATTTGGGCGAGGTGGTAATTCCGGAGCAACCTCTTCTTGCACAATCGGTTTTATTCTCGGGTCACCTAATTTTTGAGCCGCTTTATCTGATCGTTCTTCCGCTTTTGCCTTTGCTTCAGCAGATTTATCAATCTTGGCATAAATTGGTTCTACTTGCGTATTCTCTGTATACTCCAAGCTCGTTTTGCTAAACGTAGGAATCTCAGCAGAATCACTTTGTGTCACTTTGTGTTTACTAGTTTCATCCAACGGTTTACTCGTTTCCGATTCTAAATAAGATTTAGTCGGCAATGTTTTTCGGCTCAGTTCTTTTAAGAACTCTGTTACCACCTCACTACTGCTTGCGGTTTTAGACTCTGGCGTTGTTTGCGGAATAATTTGCGTTTCAAATTTTTCATTAAATTTAGTAAATGCAGGATATCCTGCATCTAACAACAATTTATTCACAATCACTCGAGCCATTCTGCCATTACCCTCAGCAAATGGATGATACGCAATTAAACGTTGATAGACTAAACCAGCTAAGACACTCGGCTCAATATTATCCTGTTTAGCTCGATTAATAAAACCGACTGTTTCGGCCAGTTGGAGCTTGGCGGCTTCCGGACTTGAGAATACGGCATTCTCTTTCGTTAAAGATTCTTTTTTATACAGCGTTCTATTTTCTCCCTCATCAGGACGTAAGCCATGATTGAGTTTCTCAATCATTTCAACCGTAAGTTCTTTATTTTGGCTATTCTTTAAGAATTCTCCGATAGCTTCACCAATATCATCTTTTAACTTCGGATTACCTTGGATTGTTTTAGAGGTTTCAGCTAAAGCATCCGTGATACGACTGGTTTGTTCAGAAATATCTTCTATAACCTTACCTTTTGGTAACTGCTTAACTAGGCTCTGAATTTCTGTAAACTCTTCAACTTTTGGTCGGAAAGTTAACGTGTCATTGATACGTTTTTCAACTTTCTTTGCCCCATCGGTTAAAATAACATCAAAATCAGGCGAGTTAGTCATTTGTTTTACAACCGCATCAGGAATTGACTTTTTAGTCGCTTCTCTCGCTTCATTTAAGAAATTCTCGTTTTTTAATACTTTGGTATCGAAGTCCTCATTACGTTTATGTTCTAAAGCTAATAACCCTTTGAGATTTAGATTATCTTCCAAACCGTCATAGTTAGGTTTAGTTAAATCAGCCTCCACTTTCTGTATCGGTTTTTCTACTTTTTTCTCTTTTGTCGCTTTATTGCCAATCAAAATATGTTTCATTTTTTGGAAAAATGACGGTTTCTCAGTTTGACTCGCAGTATTTACACTATTCTGTACGGCAATATCAGATACAATGCGATTGTTATTGTTATTGTTATTGTTATTGTTGGCATTATCTCCTATTAAATAGTTACGAGGTGGTAATTCCGGAGCCGGTTCTTCCTGAACAATCGGTTTTATTCTCGGATCGCCTAGTTTCTCTGCGGCTTTATCACTTCGCTCATTCGCTTTAGCCATCGCATCCGGGGATTTATCTACTTTCGCATAAATCGGTTCTACGCCGTCATTCTCTGGTTCCGTTTTCACTTTCGGTGCGGTTGTCACAAAAGCAGAAATATCTTCATAATCGCTATCCGCTTTAACTGACGGTTGTACACTACGAGGAGCAATTTCCGCATAATCATTATCTGCCGATTTTGCTACTGATTGTGTGCTTTTCTGTACCGTAGATATGTCTGCATACACCACTTCATCTGTTGGTGTTGAACGTTTTTTTCTGGATACAACATTACGAAGTGGTAATTCCGGAGCCGGATCTTCCTGAACAACCGGCTTTATTCTTGGGTCACCTAATTTCTCTGCGGCTTTATCACTTCGCTCATTCGCTCTAGCCATCGCATCCGGAGACTTATCCACTTTCGTATAAATCGGTTCTACACTGTCATTAGCTCGTTCCATTTTCGCTTTCGGTGCAGTTGGCACAAAGGCAGAAATATCCTCATAATCACTATCTGCTTTAACTGACGGTTGCACACTACGAGGAGCAATTTCCGCATAGTCACTATCAGCCGATTTTGCTACTGATTGTGTACCTTTCTGTACCGTAGATACATCTGCATACACCACTTCATCTGTTGGTGTTGAACGTTTTGTTCTGGATACAACATTACGAGGTGGTAATTCCGGAGCCGGCTCTTCTTGAACAATCGGTTTTATTCTCGGATCACCTAATTTCTTCGCCGCTTCATCGCCTTTAGAATTCGCCTTCGCTATCGCATCCGGGGATTTATCCACTTTCGCATAAATCGGTTCTACACCGTCATTAGCTTGTTCCGTTTTCACTTTCGGTGCAGTTGTCACAAAAGCAGAAATATCTTCATAATCGCTATCCGCTTTAACTGACGGTTGCACACTACGAGGAGCAATTTCCGCATAGTCACTATCAGTTGATTTGGTCGCCGATTGTGTAGCTTTCTGTACCGTAGATACGTCTGCATACACTACCTCATCTGTTGGTGTTGAAAGTTTTGGAACCGAATTACTCGATGGAATATCTGCACTAGATCGGTTATCAAATTTATTTTTGATTTTATCTTTCAATCTGTTACCTGATTCGACAATATCCATCACTTCAAAATTAAACTGAGTGCTTGCATAAGTATCATCACGGATAACCTCTTTTGCTTGCGAGCGATCATTTTTTACTTTACCTTCAACTGTATCGGTTTTGATACCTGATAAAGTTGAATGTTGTACCGCATCATAATGACGTTGTTCTGCTCGTCCACCATTTAGATTAAGTTGGGCTATACCGGTTTCACTAATACCAAATGCACCACCGAAACTGCCACCATCTTTATGGTGAGAGTCTTTTAGCTCTTTTGAGCTTACTTTTCCTTTAACAGTAAACTCTTCCGTATTTCCTTTATTTTCAATATACGCCCCGGTAAGGTTCAGATCATTAATTTCCCCTGTAATTTTATTGGCAGAAATACCCGCTTGTTTGTTAACTGTTTTACTCTCTTCATTTTCTACCGTAATACCTAAGCCAACACTACCATTAGGTTTAACTGTTAATGAAGTAGATACGCCAACACCGGCGGAAGCACTATAATTAATGCCTTTTTCTTTACGAGAATAAGTATCCTGTTTAGACTCAACATTTGTTTTGCCTTGTACATTTAGATGCAACTTATCAACATCAATATTCGAGCTTGAAAGGTTAAAGTCTTTGCCTGTTGCTACACTCAAACTTTTACCTTTTAATAAGCTGTTTTGATGCTTTTGAGATTCGGTTTCAGCAATAGAAAAACCACCAGATATACCACCGGATACCCCAACCGTACAGCCTTGAGCCATTACACCACAACCAGCTGAAACACCTCGAGTACCTTTAGCTGTAACAGAAATTGCAGTTTCAGAAGTATCTGTTACGCCTGAATTTACATTTACGTTCTCTTTAGCTTTTAGAGAAAGTTGGCTATCTTCTGTTGTTTCAACATTATTGAGTTCAATATCTCCCTCTCTCGCAACGAGATTTGTTTTACCGCCTAAGGTTGTTCTAGTTTCAGATGTTTGTGTAGACTCTTTTACATCTAAGCCAAATTCAACTTTTTGCTTCGCTGAACCACCAACCAGATCGCCGGTAACAAGATTTGCCGCATCACTTAATTGTTGTAATGTTTGCGGTTCCGTCTTGTTTTATACCTTTTTGCGAATCTCTAATCTGTCTAACCGAATTACTTACCGCATCAGCGATAGCTGAATGACCTTCAGTTTCAATGCCGAAGCCAACTTTTACTTTTGATGAATAAGTTTCTTTTTCATCTTTTTCTTTCGTTGAGGCAACTCGTTTTGCTGACAAGGTAAAACCTTTTTTCTGATCTTCAATTTCATTCGCTTTATGTTTATCAAAGAAAGAACGATCTTTGGTTTCTAATTCTTTAGCAATTTGCTCATCATTTAAAATATTAAACGTTAGAGTCTCTTTATTCTCTGGTTGTGAAGCGGTCGTTTTTTCTGTCGCTTCTGCAATATGTGCATTTCCTTCTTGTGCTAAATCGGATGATTTATCAGACTTACGTTCTGTATCTAACACTGAGACATCTTTATTGATATCAATACCACCAATATCCGCTTTATTTAATACGTAAAGTTCTCCGCTTTTTGCAGTTAACTCACTATTTTTATGGGTTAATGTGGTTTCTTTATCCGTTTTCCAGTTTAGCGTTAGCATTGAGCCTGCAGAAACACCAGCAGTATTCGATTTACCCTGATGTACCTGTTTACCTTCTTCTGAAACAGTCACCCCTACTGTTGAACCACCACCGCTCGCTGTTGCTGAAACCTCGCCGCCCAAACTGAACGAATTGACTTCACGTGCTAAAATATCTTTACCCGCTTTGGTATTGAAATCACCTTTTACGACTCCAGTAGTACGATTCGTTAATAATTTACTCCCGGTTTGATTTACATCTCCATGTAACGATAAATGAAGATGATCAAATTCTGCTTCAGTACCTACCGATTTTACTTGCGAAACATCTGTTGTTGTATGACCTCCTGGTAAATGAATGGCTCCAAGTTCATAACGATATTCTTGATACTCACGAGAACGGTTTGTTTCATAAGTATCTTTTAAATTCAAATCTTTTGCTTTAACCTGTCCCGTTTTAGCTTTCACCTCACTGGCAGTAAGATCAACCGAACTATCAGTATCTGTTTCTAAATGAAGATGTCCATCCGAATTAATTTTAGATTTCCGAACTTTTGTATTACCTTTTTCATCAATATAAGCTGTTCCGCTACTTTCTATCCCTTTTTTACCATACAATCGAGCTTCATTTTTACTAAGAATATCGCCTCGATTTTTAATTTTATGCTCAGCTTTTAAATTTACATCATCACCCGCAATTGTTGCACTATTCCGGATATTTTTCGCTTTTGCATTAATTTCTCTCGCTCTAATGACCGCATTGCCGACACCTCTGAATTTTTCTGCATCATCAAGCGTTTGTTGTGCAAAATACACTTGAGGAACAAAAACTTCTTTGCCGTTTACATTCGTTTTTACATACCAAATAATATCTTCTTTAAGTTTTTTCTGCTGTTCTTCCGTTAACGCTTGACCTAACGTTAATTTTAGATCTTTAGCTTCAAAGTAGGCGTTATCCATTAATTTTTTAACTAATTGAATATTATTAAGGTCATATTTTAGTGATAAATGATTATCGACTTTCTTCTCAATAGTTCGGGTAATTAATTGATGCTCAAAATAATTATCGCCAACCGTTTCAACCTTTTTTAATTCCTGATTACGAGGGGCAATTTTATTAAAGAAGTATTTACCGCCAATATAATCATCTTGGTTAATATAATGTAATCTTGTTCGATAGAGTGCTTCTGTTTCTACTTTAGGTAAATCGTTCTTTTCGGGAATTGTCTGTTTTCTATTCAATGCCTCCGTCTTACGGCGAGCATCCTCCAACGCTTTTTCGTATGCTAAACGTTGTTTTTCTTCATCAGCTTTGCGTTGTTCTTCCTCTTTTCTCTCCGCTTCCAGTTTTTTTAGTTTTTCTTTTTGCTGTTTTTCTTCATTTTCTAAACGTTTCAATTCTTGACGTTTTTTCTCCTCGGCTTGTTTACGTTGTTTTTCTTGTTTTTCACGTTCCACTCTAGCTTGTACGTCT of Actinobacillus arthritidis contains these proteins:
- a CDS encoding YopT-type cysteine protease domain-containing protein, which produces MVGGSAKQKVEFGLDVKESTQTSETRTTLGGKTNLVAREGDIELNNVETTEDSQLSLKAKENVNVNSGVTDTSETAISVTAKGTRGVSAGCGVMAQGCTVGVSGGISGGFSIAETESQKHQNSLLKGKSLSVATGKDFNLSSSNIDVDKLHLNVQGKTNVESKQDTYSRKEKGINYSASAGVGVSTSLTVKPNGSVGLGITVENEESKTVNKQAGISANKITGEINDLNLTGAYIENKGNTEEFTVKGKVSSKELKDSHHKDGGSFGGAFGISETGIAQLNLNGGRAEQRHYDAVQHSTLSGIKTDTVEGKVKNDRSQAKEVIRDDTYASTQFNFEVMDIVESGNRLKDKIKNKFDNRSSADIPSSNSVPKLSTPTDEVVYADVSTVQKATQSATKSTDSDYAEIAPRSVQPSVKADSDYEDISAFVTTAPKVKTEQANDGVEPIYAKVDKSPDAIAKANSKGDEAAKKLGDPRIKPIVQEEPAPELPPRNVVSRTKRSTPTDEVVYADVSTVQKGTQSVAKSADSDYAEIAPRSVQPSVKADSDYEDISAFVPTAPKAKMERANDSVEPIYTKVDKSPDAMARANERSDKAAEKLGDPRIKPVVQEDPAPELPLRNVVSRKKRSTPTDEVVYADISTVQKSTQSVAKSADNDYAEIAPRSVQPSVKADSDYEDISAFVTTAPKVKTEPENDGVEPIYAKVDKSPDAMAKANERSDKAAEKLGDPRIKPIVQEEPAPELPPRNYLIGDNANNNNNNNNNNRIVSDIAVQNSVNTASQTEKPSFFQKMKHILIGNKATKEKKVEKPIQKVEADLTKPNYDGLEDNLNLKGLLALEHKRNEDFDTKVLKNENFLNEAREATKKSIPDAVVKQMTNSPDFDVILTDGAKKVEKRINDTLTFRPKVEEFTEIQSLVKQLPKGKVIEDISEQTSRITDALAETSKTIQGNPKLKDDIGEAIGEFLKNSQNKELTVEMIEKLNHGLRPDEGENRTLYKKESLTKENAVFSSPEAAKLQLAETVGFINRAKQDNIEPSVLAGLVYQRLIAYHPFAEGNGRMARVIVNKLLLDAGYPAFTKFNEKFETQIIPQTTPESKTASSSEVVTEFLKELSRKTLPTKSYLESETSKPLDETSKHKVTQSDSAEIPTFSKTSLEYTENTQVEPIYAKIDKSAEAKAKAEERSDKAAQKLGDPRIKPIVQEEVAPELPPRPNENRATPVSDRVNKRELVEQPRSLLNKVKDTFQPLKVGHKIKEVRDSAKEFGGEVSFTFAQSKGKVYKEIIKHMETQNGVCESTCAHWIAKKVQEDQSLWNDLYDSGKEKKLNKETLDSIKKLQTEFINAGTATQQFKLTEEWLAEKGVVAKQKKVGEFSRKDEVSGSVSGQNIETLVKAIIDTGSDTTGIKKISINLKGGSHTVSVAVNGDKVVFFDPNFGEMTFPNKDQFAKWMEKAFWQKSGYAGTGNEKQFFNVVNYNL
- a CDS encoding chloride channel protein, which gives rise to MFTYPNSLSVKLRRFLHRKIHQTRKISRKSVEFTCLFIGATLVAFFSLGFAKLAEFGLHLNAQWTAAYPLAVWIVMPFGMAFLAWFTAKFTPYVAGSGIPQVIASMSLPHGEIKSKLVTFGQTLWKIPLTFLAMVCGASVGREGPSVQVGAAVMLAWGNFCHKHGYAFKGLSANELMATGAGGGLAATFNAPLAGVIFAIEELGRGVLLRWGRRVVLGVLASGFILIAIEGNNPYFPQYQGASSVPKMILWVALCGVICGVLGGIFARLLAKGVAGVSPPKIRGWIRRHPIYIAFILGIVLAGLGHYTQGQTYGTGYDIVARALEGEEITPQAVGIAKLFATVTTYWTGIAGGIFTPSLTIGAGIGSEIWFFSGGLVDQRLLVLLCMAAFLAGATQSPVSASVVVMEMTGDQPVLFWVLIASLISSIVSRYFCPKPFYHLAAGRFRHRVQEDEKREKTLLKQGNINKN
- the sbcB gene encoding exodeoxyribonuclease I gives rise to the protein MNKNLTFFFYDYESFGVSPALDRPAQFAGIRTDSDFNIIGDPVMFYCKQTPDYLPSPEAVMVTGITPQQCNNEGVPEPEFAVRIHAEFSQPNTCILGYNNIRYDDEMTRYTFFRNFFDPYEYSWKNGNSRWDLLDLVRACYALRPDGIKWVTDENGVPNFKLENLTKVNGIAHENAHDAMADVYATIAMAKLIKQKQPKLFQFFFENRGKKEIEKMIDTGEMTPLVHVSGMFGNARGNAAWIAPIAWHPTNQNQVLCCDLSGDVSALLTDSAEELRTRLYTKKEELAENVAPVPLKGVHINRCPIIAPAKVLLPENAARLGIDRERCLENLKLLKANKSLVREKVTEIFMEERSFEPSANVETTLYDGFFSPADKNNMAILRTLPPQELAHHGLQFADERVEALLFHYRARHYPETLSRAEQIKWQKYCHQQIDAKSAQFAEAIDNLFQIHHDNPEKVKLLEDLTAYLAQIAEFQMVKHTGNAQSDEQLVSALNQVAEQGVDKAAKLAMLKALIK